Proteins encoded within one genomic window of Raineyella fluvialis:
- a CDS encoding nucleoside phosphorylase, with protein MEPEPSFPLDTEAELADDLEQEGFLEPSALYERVDVPESVVLAFLPQTVREVGDREGSTVSRTIGDILEPRPLYEREHRGVRVGWCYPSMGAPHTAMVMEELIARGVRRFIAVGSAGVLRPELVMGHPFVVTSALRDEGTSSQYLTPSAVVEADPLGVRACREALVEGGIGFSTGRTWTTDAIYRETRGRVRRRMDQGCAVVEMEAAAMLAVARYRGVGFGQILFGADSLAGEAWESRAWPTAAAVHEAMFWWAMDAAARLGELEAAGGKSRQP; from the coding sequence ATGGAGCCCGAGCCGTCGTTCCCGCTCGACACCGAGGCGGAGCTCGCCGACGACCTCGAGCAGGAGGGCTTCCTCGAGCCGTCGGCCCTCTACGAGCGGGTCGACGTCCCCGAGTCCGTCGTGCTGGCGTTCCTGCCTCAGACGGTTCGCGAGGTGGGGGACCGCGAGGGGTCGACGGTGAGCCGGACGATCGGCGACATCCTCGAGCCGCGACCGCTCTACGAGCGGGAGCACCGGGGCGTACGCGTGGGCTGGTGCTACCCGTCGATGGGCGCCCCGCACACCGCCATGGTGATGGAGGAGCTCATCGCCCGGGGAGTGCGACGGTTCATCGCTGTCGGTTCGGCCGGGGTGCTGCGGCCCGAACTGGTGATGGGGCACCCGTTCGTGGTGACCAGTGCGCTGCGTGACGAGGGCACCAGTTCGCAGTACCTCACGCCCTCGGCGGTCGTCGAGGCCGATCCGCTCGGTGTCCGGGCCTGCCGCGAGGCCCTGGTCGAGGGCGGCATCGGCTTCTCCACGGGTCGTACCTGGACGACCGATGCCATCTACCGGGAGACGCGGGGCCGGGTGCGGCGGCGGATGGACCAGGGGTGCGCAGTCGTGGAGATGGAGGCCGCCGCCATGCTCGCGGTGGCCCGGTACCGTGGTGTCGGCTTCGGGCAGATCCTCTTCGGGGCAGATTCGCTCGCCGGAGAGGCCTGGGAGTCCCGGGCGTGGCCCACTGCCGCCGCCGTGCACGAGGCGATGTTCTGGTGGGCGATGGATGCCGCCGCGCGCCTCGGTGAACTCGAGGCAGCAGGCGGCAAGAGTCGCCAACCCTGA
- a CDS encoding DedA family protein has product MDLATLVPQAVPGLHFLSDPAALLQQLGPWALVGIALMVFIESGLLFPFLPGDSLLFTAALLLTPLGLNFWVLILVAFVAAFLGDQVGYFLGSRFGRGLFKDDARVLKTEHLVRAEEFFHKYGGRSLVLARFVPVVRTYVPLVAGMVRHPYSHFIGWNALGGALWVAIMTTAGYFLGDFPPVRNHVDLIAIIIVFVSLLPMGIEILRARRSNRAPKRALDTATERENV; this is encoded by the coding sequence ATGGATTTGGCGACACTTGTTCCTCAGGCGGTTCCCGGACTGCATTTCCTCAGCGACCCCGCGGCGCTGCTGCAGCAGCTCGGCCCGTGGGCTCTCGTGGGCATCGCCCTGATGGTGTTTATCGAGTCCGGCCTGCTCTTCCCCTTCCTCCCCGGCGACTCCCTGCTGTTCACCGCGGCACTGCTGCTCACGCCGCTGGGCCTCAACTTCTGGGTGCTGATCCTGGTGGCCTTCGTCGCCGCCTTCCTGGGTGACCAGGTGGGTTACTTCCTAGGCAGCCGCTTCGGCCGGGGTCTGTTCAAGGACGATGCCCGGGTCCTGAAGACCGAGCATCTGGTCCGCGCGGAGGAGTTCTTCCACAAGTACGGTGGCCGCTCGCTGGTCCTGGCCCGGTTCGTCCCGGTCGTACGGACCTACGTCCCGCTGGTCGCTGGGATGGTTCGTCACCCCTACAGCCACTTCATCGGCTGGAACGCGTTGGGCGGTGCCCTGTGGGTCGCCATCATGACGACGGCCGGTTACTTCCTGGGCGATTTCCCGCCGGTCAGGAACCACGTCGACCTGATCGCCATCATCATCGTCTTCGTCTCCCTGCTCCCGATGGGCATCGAGATCCTTCGCGCTCGGCGGTCGAACCGCGCCCCGAAGCGCGCGCTGGATACCGCCACCGAGCGCGAGAACGTCTGA
- a CDS encoding PfkB family carbohydrate kinase, translated as MQLREDARWSLVVPTSMGVRITPVDRQPVHTSDRFVMQVTSAETNVASVVSYLGQPTKVLTAFVEGSPISAMIKSDLRARFMEFEGPDLPQGDAWGLRHQFNIADGGFGGRGPRVWNDRAGEVGRELSADQFDLDRIFGVEGVKILHLSGLVAALSPKTSRFCVELARAAKKHGTVVAMDLNYRASFWKGREEELSKAFHEIAEVCDILYGNEEDFQLCLGIEGPEAGGTSIEEKIEDFKAMIGRIQEAFPQATYVGTSLREVVSANHHKWGMVLWGEGEFVVCPLRDIDVFDRIGGGDGSVGGVLYGILKGWPVEKCAQFGWATGALAATSTLDFAAPADEEQVWSIWEGNARVKR; from the coding sequence ATGCAGCTGCGCGAGGATGCCCGCTGGTCACTTGTCGTTCCGACGTCCATGGGGGTGAGGATCACGCCCGTGGACCGCCAGCCCGTCCACACCTCCGACCGTTTCGTGATGCAGGTCACCAGTGCCGAGACCAACGTCGCGAGTGTCGTCTCCTACCTGGGCCAACCGACCAAGGTGCTCACCGCCTTCGTCGAGGGCTCACCCATCTCGGCGATGATCAAGTCCGATCTGCGGGCGCGGTTCATGGAGTTCGAGGGCCCGGACCTGCCGCAGGGCGACGCCTGGGGCCTGCGCCACCAGTTCAACATCGCCGACGGGGGCTTCGGTGGCCGTGGTCCACGGGTCTGGAACGACCGGGCCGGCGAGGTCGGGCGAGAGCTGAGCGCCGACCAGTTCGATCTGGACCGGATCTTCGGCGTGGAGGGTGTGAAGATCCTGCACCTGTCCGGCCTCGTCGCCGCGCTCTCCCCGAAGACCTCGCGGTTCTGCGTGGAGCTGGCCAGGGCTGCGAAGAAGCACGGCACCGTGGTGGCGATGGACCTCAACTACCGCGCGTCCTTCTGGAAGGGGCGGGAGGAGGAGCTGTCGAAGGCCTTCCACGAGATCGCCGAGGTCTGCGACATCCTGTACGGCAATGAGGAGGATTTCCAGCTCTGCCTGGGCATCGAGGGCCCCGAGGCCGGTGGCACGTCGATCGAGGAGAAGATCGAGGACTTCAAGGCCATGATCGGCCGCATCCAGGAGGCGTTCCCGCAGGCGACGTACGTCGGCACGTCGCTGCGTGAGGTCGTCTCGGCGAACCACCACAAGTGGGGCATGGTGCTGTGGGGGGAGGGCGAGTTCGTCGTCTGCCCGCTGCGCGACATCGACGTCTTCGACCGGATCGGCGGTGGCGACGGCTCGGTCGGCGGGGTCCTCTACGGGATCCTCAAGGGCTGGCCGGTCGAGAAGTGCGCGCAGTTCGGCTGGGCCACCGGCGCGCTGGCCGCGACCTCGACGCTGGACTTCGCCGCGCCCGCCGACGAGGAGCAGGTCTGGTCGATCTGGGAGGGCAACGCCCGGGTCAAGCGCTGA
- the purD gene encoding phosphoribosylamine--glycine ligase, which yields MQPQSVLVVGSGGREHALALAISRDPAVSRVHVAPGNPGTSGFATNHPVDQNDPAAVAALATSLGVDLVVVGPEAPLVAGVADAVREAGIPCFGPSKAAARLEGSKAFAKEVMAAAHVPTAAARVCSTEEEAAAALDEFGPPYVVKDDGLAAGKGVVVTSDRAEALAHAVACGNVVIEEYLDGPEVSLFAICDGSNVLPFDPAQDFKRVGDDDRGPNTGGMGAYTPLPWAPHDIKQQVVDAVIQPTVDEMARRGTPFVGLLYAGLALTSKGLRVVEFNVRFGDPETQPLLARLTSPLGQVLYAAATGALDPEVPLQFGSGFAVGVVLAAAGYPASPRKGDVIVGVTPDTKGVIQAGTTLDVAGRLVSAGGRVLTVVGTGDSLAEARARAYHRMEDVHLPGGFFRTDIALRAARGDVTY from the coding sequence ATGCAGCCGCAGTCTGTCCTGGTCGTGGGGTCCGGTGGCCGGGAACATGCCCTCGCCCTCGCCATCAGCCGTGACCCCGCCGTCTCCCGGGTCCATGTCGCACCAGGCAATCCGGGGACGTCCGGGTTCGCCACCAATCACCCGGTCGACCAGAACGATCCCGCGGCCGTCGCGGCCCTCGCCACGTCCCTCGGCGTCGACCTGGTGGTCGTCGGTCCCGAGGCCCCGCTCGTCGCGGGGGTGGCGGATGCCGTCCGCGAGGCCGGCATCCCCTGCTTCGGGCCGTCGAAGGCGGCGGCCCGCCTCGAGGGATCCAAGGCCTTCGCCAAGGAGGTGATGGCGGCCGCGCACGTGCCGACCGCCGCGGCCCGCGTGTGCAGCACTGAGGAGGAGGCCGCCGCCGCCCTGGACGAGTTCGGGCCGCCGTACGTGGTCAAGGATGACGGACTGGCTGCCGGCAAGGGTGTCGTCGTGACGTCCGACCGTGCCGAGGCGCTCGCCCACGCCGTCGCCTGCGGGAACGTCGTCATCGAGGAGTACCTCGACGGGCCGGAGGTGAGCCTCTTCGCGATCTGCGACGGCAGCAACGTGCTGCCGTTCGACCCGGCTCAGGACTTCAAGCGGGTCGGAGACGATGACCGCGGACCCAACACCGGCGGGATGGGTGCGTACACGCCACTGCCGTGGGCCCCGCACGACATCAAGCAGCAGGTGGTCGACGCCGTCATCCAGCCGACCGTCGACGAGATGGCGCGCCGCGGCACGCCGTTCGTCGGCCTGCTGTACGCCGGCCTCGCCCTCACCTCGAAGGGCCTGCGGGTCGTCGAGTTCAACGTACGTTTCGGGGACCCCGAGACGCAGCCGCTCCTGGCCCGCCTGACGTCCCCGCTCGGCCAGGTGCTGTACGCCGCGGCGACCGGTGCGCTGGACCCCGAGGTGCCGCTGCAGTTCGGCTCCGGGTTCGCCGTCGGCGTGGTGCTCGCCGCGGCCGGCTACCCGGCCTCCCCCCGGAAGGGGGACGTGATCGTCGGCGTCACCCCTGACACCAAGGGCGTCATCCAGGCGGGCACCACCCTCGACGTCGCCGGCCGACTCGTCTCGGCGGGCGGCCGGGTCCTCACCGTCGTCGGCACCGGCGACTCGCTCGCCGAGGCCCGCGCCCGTGCCTACCACCGGATGGAGGACGTCCACCTGCCCGGTGGCTTCTTCCGTACCGACATCGCGCTGCGGGCGGCCCGCGGCGATGTCACCTACTGA
- the purB gene encoding adenylosuccinate lyase, with product MTVPNVLATRYASEQMRRIWSPENKIIAERRLWITVLEAQRDLGVDFGGDDPDTVIEAYRGVVDRVDLDSINAREKVTRHDVKARIEEFCALAGYEHIHKGMTSRDLTENVEQWQTRQSLEVIRDRVVAALAQLGRLAAQYTDQPVAGRSHNVAAQITTLGKRFATGADELLVAYERIEEVLGHFPLRGIKGPVGTSQDMLDLLDGDDAKLEELERRVAEGLGFGRVLTSTGQVYPRSLDFDVVSALVQVAAGPSDVATAIRLMAGNELVTEGFKPGQVGSSAMPHKMNTRSCERVNGMSVILKGYLTMIADVAGNQWNEGDVSCSVVRRVVLPDAFYCLDGLFETFLTVLQDFGAFPAVIEAELQRYLPFLTTTKVLMAAVRKGVGREHAHEAIKENAVAVALEMRETGRKDNDLFDRLAADPRLGLGREEIAGLATDPLELTGTARRQVERIGQQIQQIIDAHPEAGAYVPGAVL from the coding sequence GTGACCGTCCCCAACGTCCTGGCCACCCGTTACGCGAGCGAGCAGATGCGCCGCATCTGGTCGCCGGAGAACAAGATCATCGCCGAGCGCCGGCTGTGGATCACCGTCCTGGAGGCCCAGCGTGATCTCGGGGTGGACTTCGGGGGCGACGATCCGGACACGGTGATCGAGGCCTATCGGGGCGTCGTCGACAGGGTCGACCTCGACTCGATCAACGCTCGGGAGAAGGTCACCCGTCACGACGTCAAGGCGCGGATCGAGGAGTTCTGTGCCCTCGCCGGCTACGAGCACATCCACAAGGGGATGACCTCGCGCGACCTGACCGAGAACGTGGAGCAGTGGCAGACGCGTCAGTCGCTCGAGGTGATCCGCGACCGCGTCGTGGCCGCTCTGGCCCAGCTCGGCCGCCTCGCCGCCCAGTACACCGACCAACCCGTCGCCGGACGCTCGCACAACGTGGCGGCGCAGATCACCACCCTGGGCAAGCGCTTCGCCACCGGCGCCGACGAACTGCTGGTGGCGTACGAGCGGATCGAGGAGGTCCTCGGCCACTTCCCGCTGCGCGGCATCAAGGGCCCGGTGGGTACCAGCCAGGACATGCTCGACCTGCTCGACGGTGACGACGCGAAGCTGGAGGAGTTGGAGCGGCGCGTCGCCGAGGGGCTGGGCTTCGGCCGGGTGCTCACCTCGACCGGCCAGGTCTACCCGCGATCGCTGGACTTCGACGTCGTGTCGGCCCTGGTGCAGGTCGCCGCCGGGCCGTCGGACGTGGCTACGGCGATCCGGCTGATGGCGGGCAATGAACTCGTCACCGAGGGCTTCAAGCCGGGCCAGGTCGGGTCCTCCGCGATGCCGCACAAGATGAACACCCGTTCCTGCGAGCGGGTCAACGGCATGTCGGTGATCCTCAAGGGCTACCTGACGATGATCGCCGATGTCGCCGGCAACCAGTGGAACGAGGGCGACGTCTCCTGCTCCGTGGTCCGCCGGGTCGTGCTGCCGGATGCCTTCTACTGCCTCGACGGACTGTTCGAGACCTTCCTCACCGTGCTGCAGGACTTCGGTGCCTTTCCCGCGGTGATCGAGGCCGAACTGCAGCGCTACCTGCCCTTCCTCACCACGACGAAGGTGCTGATGGCCGCCGTCCGCAAGGGTGTGGGTCGTGAGCACGCGCATGAGGCGATCAAGGAGAACGCCGTCGCCGTCGCCCTGGAGATGCGCGAGACCGGTCGCAAGGACAACGACCTCTTCGATCGGCTCGCGGCGGATCCTCGCCTCGGGCTCGGCCGCGAGGAGATCGCCGGGCTGGCCACCGACCCCCTGGAGCTGACCGGCACCGCCCGTCGGCAGGTCGAGCGGATCGGCCAGCAGATCCAGCAGATCATCGACGCTCACCCGGAGGCAGGGGCGTACGTCCCGGGCGCTGTTCTCTGA
- a CDS encoding TIGR04053 family radical SAM/SPASM domain-containing protein: MTLTGTPAPRRVVRTQHQDIDDKPFIVIWEVTRACQLVCKHCRADAQTRADPRQLSTAQGKALLDDIARWDTPRPLVVLTGGDPFERADLAELVAHGTAAGLSVALSPSVTPKFTADRLAELHEAGAKAVSLSLDGARPETHDAFRGFEGTYAATRRAAVMVREQGLRLQVNTTVTRDNVGELPRLLGDVLEMGVGLWSVFFLVPTGRGEDLHALGAEATEDVLHWLAEVSSLVAIKTTEAPHYRRVVLQRAAARARNLPLPTTGPLYEQLIAGTVEVLGHEIVPTRVPRPPIDVNAGRGFVFVDHTGDVYPSGFLPFHCGSVKEAGLRVIYRDSPILRSLRQPESFGGACGVCEFREVCGGSRSRAYAVTGDLLGADPACVWQPGELSGRTGE; this comes from the coding sequence ATGACTCTCACCGGCACCCCCGCCCCCCGTCGGGTCGTACGCACGCAGCACCAGGACATCGATGACAAGCCCTTCATCGTCATCTGGGAGGTGACCCGGGCCTGCCAGTTGGTCTGCAAGCACTGTCGCGCCGATGCCCAGACCCGCGCCGATCCCCGCCAGCTGAGCACGGCCCAGGGCAAGGCCCTGCTGGACGACATCGCCCGGTGGGACACGCCTCGTCCGCTGGTGGTGCTGACCGGCGGCGACCCGTTCGAACGGGCCGACCTGGCCGAGCTCGTCGCCCATGGCACCGCCGCCGGCCTCTCGGTGGCCCTGTCGCCCTCCGTCACCCCGAAGTTCACCGCCGATCGGCTGGCCGAGTTGCACGAGGCCGGAGCCAAGGCGGTGTCGCTGTCGCTCGACGGCGCCCGGCCGGAGACCCATGACGCGTTCCGGGGCTTCGAGGGAACGTACGCGGCCACCCGCCGTGCGGCCGTGATGGTGCGCGAGCAGGGGCTGCGGCTACAGGTGAACACCACGGTGACCCGCGACAACGTCGGCGAGCTGCCCCGGCTGCTCGGTGACGTGCTCGAGATGGGCGTCGGGTTGTGGAGCGTGTTCTTCCTCGTCCCCACCGGCCGGGGCGAGGACCTCCACGCCCTCGGCGCCGAGGCGACCGAGGACGTCCTGCACTGGCTGGCGGAGGTCTCCTCCCTGGTGGCCATCAAGACCACGGAGGCGCCGCACTACCGTCGCGTCGTCCTCCAGCGGGCCGCTGCCCGGGCCCGGAACCTCCCCCTGCCGACCACCGGGCCGCTCTACGAGCAGCTGATCGCCGGGACCGTCGAGGTGCTGGGCCACGAGATCGTGCCCACCCGCGTCCCCCGGCCGCCGATCGACGTCAACGCCGGGCGCGGCTTCGTCTTCGTCGACCACACCGGCGACGTCTACCCGTCGGGCTTCCTGCCGTTCCACTGCGGTTCGGTCAAGGAGGCCGGCCTGCGGGTCATCTACCGCGATTCGCCCATCCTCCGCTCGCTGCGGCAGCCGGAGAGCTTCGGCGGGGCCTGCGGAGTGTGCGAGTTCCGGGAGGTGTGCGGCGGTTCTCGTTCCCGGGCCTACGCCGTCACGGGTGACCTGCTGGGCGCGGACCCGGCCTGCGTGTGGCAGCCGGGCGAACTGAGCGGCCGAACGGGGGAGTGA
- the purS gene encoding phosphoribosylformylglycinamidine synthase subunit PurS, translated as MARVIVDVMPKPEILDPQGKAVTGALGRLGFPGLSVRQGKRFEIEVDGDVTEDRLAEVREAAERLLANTVIENFDVRVEE; from the coding sequence ATGGCCCGTGTAATTGTGGACGTCATGCCCAAGCCCGAGATCCTTGACCCCCAGGGCAAGGCTGTGACCGGCGCCCTCGGCCGCCTCGGCTTCCCCGGCCTGTCCGTACGCCAGGGTAAGCGCTTCGAGATCGAGGTCGACGGGGACGTGACCGAGGATCGGCTGGCGGAGGTGCGGGAAGCCGCGGAGCGGCTGCTGGCCAACACCGTGATCGAGAACTTCGACGTCCGGGTGGAAGAGTGA
- the purQ gene encoding phosphoribosylformylglycinamidine synthase subunit PurQ, with the protein MTTRIGVVTFPGTLDDSDAARAVRLTGSEPVALWHGNDTLEGVDAVILPGGFSYGDYLRCGAIARFSPVMGELIAAAKDGLPVLGICNGFQVLAEAHLLPGALMRNASRTFVCRDQKLRVETRDTVWSNAFQRGQEITIVLKSGEGNYIADEETLKRLEDNDQIVFRYVGNPNGSAHDIAGITNERGNVVGLMPHPEHNVDPSASPTTDGVPFFTSLVDYLQRVS; encoded by the coding sequence GTGACCACCAGGATCGGTGTCGTCACCTTCCCGGGCACGCTGGACGACTCGGACGCGGCGCGCGCGGTGCGACTCACCGGCTCCGAGCCCGTCGCCCTGTGGCACGGCAACGACACACTTGAGGGTGTCGACGCGGTCATCCTCCCGGGTGGATTCTCCTACGGGGATTACCTGCGCTGCGGGGCCATCGCGCGATTCTCGCCGGTGATGGGGGAGCTCATCGCCGCGGCGAAGGACGGACTGCCGGTGCTTGGCATCTGCAACGGGTTCCAGGTGCTCGCCGAGGCCCACCTGCTGCCGGGCGCGCTGATGCGCAACGCCTCGCGGACCTTCGTCTGCCGCGATCAGAAGCTGCGCGTCGAGACGCGTGACACGGTGTGGTCGAACGCCTTCCAGCGCGGCCAGGAGATCACCATCGTGCTCAAGTCGGGCGAGGGCAACTACATCGCCGACGAGGAGACGCTGAAGCGCCTCGAGGACAACGACCAGATCGTGTTCCGCTACGTCGGCAATCCGAACGGCTCGGCCCACGACATCGCCGGCATCACCAACGAGCGTGGCAACGTCGTCGGCCTGATGCCGCACCCCGAGCACAACGTCGACCCGTCCGCGTCGCCGACCACCGACGGCGTCCCGTTCTTCACCAGTCTGGTCGACTACCTCCAGCGCGTCTCCTGA
- the lysX gene encoding bifunctional lysylphosphatidylglycerol synthetase/lysine--tRNA ligase LysX, with amino-acid sequence MTTKARRVVAEIFTWLYVVATVVAASDWIRHRLVRRPPRWMVQEFFITLNVPVTASLVSVIGLALLTTAIMKRKRFALMVIAGFQLIGVIADVLVFIYTIRHRTPPSIPFHDMDRGAIAGVNLAISVALLILVVWLRPAFPARVKRGSWGVAISIFAAGLLLDLGITHLLLRTTSDAQGPALQVLSTALLNAVGLPAPRTWHVIIGRVIPQVTGAIAGLSLLFAVGAFLRSARFTGGWQQENEVALRELLAEYGDEDSLGYYATRRDKMLYFSQNRRAVIAYRVIGSVCLASGDPIGDRRVWPELVHEWASYARTYGWTPAVLACSEAGARVYATSIGTEVINLGDEAILHPERFHLDSTSLTAVRHAQRRARRSGVSVQIQRADDLDDVDLARLDQLAEDWRIGGTERGFSMALGRVGDPADGRCLLVTAVDEDGEPIALLSFVPWGRRGLSLDLMRRSPDAPNGTNELLVTELMAWCRENGVNRISLNFAFFRRVFAEAEDVSAGAISRLNSQMLSWMDRYWQVERLYLSNAKYQPTWQPRYVCLPSIIDLVPVAIAAGQAEGFLPLPPWMRGAEVGGRLDPAHVETIRELENRRPVHGLHPRRDDQTRHRIRHLEALRSSGRSGYPLGRVDVVRLRDVDGDQPDGRDIAGRVRRIRHHGGVCFVDLVDGRAHAQLVLEADVLGREAIAEFARLVDSGDLVQVSAAPTRTRNGTPSWAVSSWRMLSKSLRPLPWQGFDNPDTRLRNRSLDLLVHPEEGEALLARSRAIDALRLTMRDAGYQEVETPILQTLHGGAAARPFRTEINAYDTDLVLRIAPELMLKRLLVGGFGPIFELGRNFRNEGVDATHNPEFTVLEAYAPFADYTDMRRLTARLIRAAAVAVHGREVMPLDLGYGTELVDISGEWPVVTVCDAITAATGTEVSMDTDLEVLLGLAEDHGIHVKDGWGPGALLEELYGELVEARTVRPTFYTDFPAETSPLAGPHRTEPGLVERWDLVAGGMELGTAYSELTDPLEQRRRLVEQSWRAAAGDPDAMEVDEDFLSALEVGMPPAGGLGIGIDRLVMALTDRPIRDVLTFPFVRPKG; translated from the coding sequence ATGACCACGAAGGCGCGCCGCGTCGTCGCCGAGATCTTCACCTGGCTGTACGTCGTCGCCACCGTGGTGGCGGCGTCGGACTGGATCCGGCACCGCCTCGTCCGGCGTCCGCCGCGGTGGATGGTCCAGGAGTTCTTCATCACGCTGAACGTCCCGGTGACGGCCTCGCTCGTCTCGGTGATCGGCCTGGCCCTGCTCACCACCGCGATCATGAAGCGCAAGCGGTTCGCCCTGATGGTGATCGCCGGCTTCCAGTTGATCGGCGTGATCGCCGACGTGCTCGTCTTCATCTACACCATCAGGCACCGGACGCCGCCGTCGATCCCCTTCCACGACATGGACCGCGGTGCGATCGCCGGCGTCAACCTGGCGATCTCCGTAGCTCTGCTCATCCTGGTCGTGTGGCTGCGTCCGGCGTTCCCCGCCCGGGTGAAACGCGGCTCCTGGGGCGTCGCCATCAGTATCTTCGCCGCCGGCCTGCTGCTCGACCTGGGGATCACCCACCTGCTCCTGCGCACGACCTCCGATGCCCAGGGGCCGGCCCTGCAGGTGCTGTCGACCGCACTGCTCAACGCCGTCGGCCTGCCCGCGCCACGCACCTGGCACGTCATCATCGGGCGGGTCATCCCGCAGGTCACCGGCGCCATCGCCGGCCTCTCGCTGCTCTTCGCCGTCGGGGCGTTCCTCCGTTCGGCCCGATTCACCGGCGGCTGGCAACAGGAGAACGAGGTCGCGCTACGCGAGCTGCTGGCCGAGTACGGCGACGAGGACTCACTGGGCTACTACGCGACCCGGCGCGACAAGATGCTCTACTTCTCGCAGAACCGGCGCGCAGTCATCGCCTACCGCGTGATCGGCTCGGTCTGCCTGGCCAGTGGTGACCCGATCGGCGACCGCCGGGTGTGGCCCGAACTGGTCCACGAATGGGCCTCGTACGCCCGCACGTACGGCTGGACGCCGGCGGTGCTCGCCTGCTCCGAGGCCGGGGCACGCGTCTACGCGACCTCGATCGGCACCGAGGTGATCAACCTCGGTGACGAGGCGATCCTGCACCCGGAGCGGTTCCACCTGGATTCCACCAGCCTGACCGCCGTCCGCCATGCGCAGCGCCGGGCCCGCCGCAGCGGGGTGAGCGTCCAGATCCAGCGGGCCGACGACCTCGACGACGTCGACCTGGCCAGGCTCGACCAGTTGGCCGAGGACTGGCGGATCGGCGGCACCGAGCGGGGCTTCTCGATGGCCCTGGGCCGCGTCGGCGATCCCGCGGACGGCCGGTGCCTGCTGGTCACCGCGGTCGACGAGGACGGCGAGCCGATCGCCCTGCTCAGCTTCGTCCCCTGGGGCCGGCGCGGACTCTCCCTCGACCTGATGCGCCGCTCACCCGATGCCCCCAACGGCACCAACGAACTCCTGGTCACCGAGTTGATGGCCTGGTGCCGGGAGAACGGGGTGAACCGGATCTCCCTCAACTTCGCGTTCTTCCGCCGCGTCTTCGCCGAGGCGGAGGACGTGAGCGCCGGCGCGATCAGCCGACTCAACTCACAGATGCTCAGCTGGATGGACCGCTACTGGCAGGTGGAGCGCCTGTACCTGTCCAACGCCAAGTACCAGCCCACCTGGCAGCCGCGCTACGTCTGCCTGCCCTCCATCATCGACCTGGTCCCGGTCGCGATCGCCGCCGGTCAGGCGGAGGGCTTCCTGCCCTTGCCGCCCTGGATGCGGGGCGCCGAGGTGGGCGGGCGGCTCGACCCGGCCCACGTGGAGACCATCCGCGAACTGGAGAACCGGCGTCCCGTCCACGGGCTGCATCCTCGCCGGGACGACCAGACCCGGCATCGGATCAGGCACCTCGAGGCACTGCGGTCCTCGGGCCGGTCGGGCTACCCGCTCGGTCGGGTCGACGTGGTGCGACTGCGGGACGTGGACGGGGACCAGCCGGACGGTCGTGACATCGCCGGGCGGGTGCGCCGGATCCGTCACCACGGTGGGGTCTGCTTCGTCGATCTGGTGGACGGTCGCGCCCACGCCCAACTCGTCCTCGAGGCCGACGTGCTCGGCCGCGAGGCGATCGCGGAGTTCGCCCGCCTGGTCGACTCCGGCGACCTGGTGCAGGTCAGCGCGGCGCCGACCCGGACCCGCAACGGCACCCCGTCCTGGGCGGTCAGTTCCTGGCGGATGCTGTCGAAGTCACTGCGCCCGCTGCCCTGGCAGGGCTTCGACAACCCCGACACGCGGCTGCGCAACCGTTCCCTCGATCTCCTCGTCCACCCGGAGGAGGGCGAGGCGTTGCTGGCCCGTTCCCGCGCCATCGACGCGCTCCGCCTCACCATGCGTGACGCCGGGTACCAGGAGGTCGAGACCCCGATCCTGCAGACGCTCCACGGGGGTGCCGCGGCCCGTCCGTTCCGGACCGAGATCAACGCGTACGACACCGACCTGGTGCTGCGGATCGCTCCGGAGCTGATGTTGAAGCGGCTCCTCGTCGGCGGCTTCGGTCCGATCTTCGAACTGGGGCGCAACTTCCGCAACGAGGGCGTGGACGCGACCCACAACCCGGAGTTCACCGTCCTCGAGGCGTACGCCCCCTTCGCCGACTACACCGACATGCGCCGGCTGACCGCGCGGTTGATCCGTGCGGCAGCCGTGGCAGTCCACGGCCGCGAGGTGATGCCGCTCGACCTCGGCTACGGGACCGAGCTGGTCGACATCTCCGGGGAGTGGCCGGTGGTCACGGTCTGCGACGCGATTACGGCGGCGACCGGCACCGAGGTCTCGATGGACACCGATCTCGAGGTCCTGCTCGGTCTGGCCGAGGACCACGGCATCCACGTCAAGGACGGCTGGGGGCCCGGCGCCCTGCTCGAGGAGCTCTACGGTGAGCTGGTCGAGGCCCGGACCGTACGCCCTACCTTCTACACCGACTTCCCCGCCGAGACGTCCCCACTGGCCGGCCCACACCGCACGGAGCCGGGGCTGGTCGAGCGCTGGGACCTGGTCGCCGGAGGGATGGAGCTGGGCACCGCCTACTCCGAGCTGACCGACCCGCTGGAACAGCGCCGCCGCCTCGTGGAGCAGTCGTGGCGGGCGGCCGCCGGCGACCCCGACGCGATGGAGGTGGACGAGGACTTCCTCAGCGCCCTGGAGGTCGGCATGCCCCCGGCCGGTGGGCTCGGGATCGGCATCGACCGCCTCGTGATGGCGCTGACGGATCGACCGATCCGCGACGTGCTGACCTTCCCCTTCGTCCGCCCCAAGGGCTGA